In the genome of Bacillota bacterium, the window CAGCGTCAGCAGGAACAGGAGCACCGCGTCCGCCACGAGCCAGCTCATCGCCCTTGCCCTCCCCGTCCCTCCGCCGGCCGCCCGGGTTCGTTTCCTTCCCGCGGGGAAGAGGCGGAAGGCGGAGGGCGCACTACTAAAAACAGTTTCTACTCGGCATATGGACGATTCCCTTCCGCCGCCCCCGGGTCAGCGCAGGGGAGCGGCAGCGTCGCCGGCCGGCGCGGCCGCGCCCACGGCCCGGTCGTAGGCGGCCACCGCCCCGGCCACGTCGGCGGCGGGCACGTAGCTGAGCGAGGCGGAACCGCCGCCGCCGACCCGGGTCAGGAGGCCCAGCCAGCGGCTCTCCAGCAGGCCGCCGGCGGCCGGCAACTCGAAGAGGGCGCCGCCCGAGCAGCCCGGGAGCGCCGCCGGCGCCTCCGTCGCCACGGTCGTCCCCTCCGCGCCGGAGGCCAGGGGGCCTCCGCGGAAGCCGACCGGGAAGGACTGGAAGGTCCAGGCCGGCCCCCGCACGCAGTCGATCTCGCCCAGGGCGCCGGCCGCGGGCACCACGCCCGCACCGCCGGCACCGGCCTGGGGCAGGGCCAGCGGCTCCACCAGGTTGGGGTCGAGGGAGGGTACCTCCAGCACCGCCAGGTCGAGGCCGTCGGCGACGAAGACGCGCGTCGCCGGCAGCGCCAGGCTGGAGGAGGGGAGATGGACGGCCACGTCCTGCCAGCTGGAGCCGGCCGGCCCGAGGACGTGCGCCGCCGTCACCACCAGGATCCTTCGCGGCTGACCGGGAAGCGGGGCCGCCACCACGGTCCCGGTGCCCGTCCGGCTTCCCGGGCGGCCGCCGAGCGTATAGTCGACCTCCACCCCCACCTGGCTGGGGGTGGGCGTCGTGCGGCGGGCGTAGGGCGTGGCGCGGAGCACGACCAGGCGGCCGCCCAGCGCCTGCCCGGAGCCCGCCGCGCCTGCCGGCGCGACCCCGGCCGCTGCCGGCAGCCGCCCCGGCGGCCCCCCGAAGCCCACCAGTCCCACCAGCGCCGCCGCCACGAGGAAGGGCCGGAGGTGGCGACCCCAGCCTGTCGCCTTTCCCATGGCCCGCCACCTCCCTCCTCACGCTCACGCGGACATGGTGGCCGGCGCCTTTCACGCTCCGCCAAGACCCTCCTGAGAGACGGCTAAGAAAACGAAAGGGCCGCTCTTGGGAGCTCTCCCGGGCGGTCCCCCGCCTCCTGTGACGGCGCGCACGGCGCCGGTGGCGCGGGACGGGGAGGATGGGGGCGGGAGAGGATGCGCATGCAGACGCTGACCATGGAACGGAGGCCCGAGCCTGCCCTGCCGCTCCGCCTCATGGCGCTGGCCGCGGCGGGGCTGGCGCTCTTCTCGCTGGCGGCGGGCCTTTTGGGCCCGGGGCTTTTGGCCGCCGACGACGGCTGGCGGCGGCCCGAGGCGCTCCTGGTCGTCCATCTGGCGACGCTGGCCTGGCTGACGCCGCTGATGATGGGCGCGCTCTACCAGCTGGTGCCCGTCGTCCTCCACCTGCCGCTGGCCGCCACGACCTGGGCGCGGCCGCTGGCCGGGCTCTACGTCGCCGGGCTGGCGCTCTTTCTCACCGGCCTGGCCGCCGTCGCCGGCCTGCCGCCCTTCGTCGGCCTGGCCGCGGCGCCGGGCGGCGCCTGGACCTGGCTGGCGGCGGGAGGAAGCCTGCTCCTGGCGGCCATCCTCCTCTACCTGGCGCAGATGGCGCGCACGCTGGCGGGCCTCGGGCGCGCCGGGTGGAGCCTGCAGGCGGCCGCCGTGACGGCGGCGCTGGCCTTCCTGGGCGCGGTGGCCGGCTGGGGCGCGACGCTGGCCTTCAACCTGCGCTGGGGCTTCCTGGGGGCGGCGGTGGAGCGGCAGCTGGCCGTCCACGTCACCCTGGGGCTGGGCGGATGGTTCGGCAGCCTGGCCATGGGCGTCGGCTACCAGCTGATCCCCATGTTCGCCCCCACCCGCCACCTGGAGGAGCGGGCGGCGCCGTGGCTGCTGGCCGGCTGGCTGGCCGGGGTGGCGGGCCTGGCCCTCCTCCTGCCGCTCCGGCCGGGGGCGGCGCGCCTCTGGGCGCCGCTGCCGGCGGCGGCGCTGGCCGGCTGGGCGCTGGACGTCAGCCGCATCGTCGCGCGGCGGAGCCGCTCGCAGCCCATGCCGCTGGTCACCCGCTTCAGTCTGGCCGCCGCCTGGACGCTGGCCGCCGCCGGCCTCGCGGCGCTGGCGACGCTGGAGGGGTTCCTCCCGGAGCGGGTGGCGGCGCTGGCCGGCTTCCTGGGGCTGGCCGGCTACACGCTCCTGGCCGTGGGCCAGATGTACAAGATCGTCCCCTTCATCCTCTGGCAGGGCCTCTACCTCCTGGCGGGGAGCCTCCGGCCCTCCGCCTTCGCGCCGGCCTCGCCGCCCCCGCCGCTGAAGAGCGGCCTCTGGCTGCCGGAGCGGCCCTCGCAGGCGACCCTGCCGCTCTTTCTGGCGGGCCTGGTCCTGCTCGCGGCCGGCACGGCCGCCGCGGAGCCACTCCTCCTGCGCCTGGGCTGCGCCCTCTGGGGGGCGGCCGGAGTCGCCTCGGCCCTCCTGATCGCCTGGACCTTCCGCGCCGCGGGCCGCTCGGCGCGGCTCGCCCGGGGCGCCGGCGGCCCGGAGGGCGCGGGCCTGTGACCGCCGTCACCGCGGGGGCGCGCCACACCGCCTAGCGTGGGGGCGGGAAAGGCAGAGGGGGTGACGCCCTTGCCGGCCACGCGTGTCTCGCGCTGGAGCCTCCGCTACTTCGCGGCGGCCCTGGCCAGCTTTCTTCTCGCCCAGCTCTGGATGGCGGCCGGGCTGACCTGGCCCTTCCGACCGGCGGGCGCTGGCACCACGCTGGTGGCGGTCCACCTGCTCACCGTCGGCTGGCTGACCACGCTCATGCTGGGCGCGCTGCACCAGTTCGTCCCCGTGCTGACGGCGCGGCCGCTGGGCGGCGAGCGGGCGGCCGGCTGGACGCTCGCCCTGGTGGAGGGCGGCCTCCTCTCCATGCTGACGGGCTTCCTGGCCTGGGGCGCGGGTGCGCGGGCGGCCTCGCTGGCGCTGCCGGCGGGCGGGCTGGCGGTGGCGGCGGGCGCCTGGCTGGCGGCGGCCGGGCACGCGCGCACGCTAGCCTCGGCGCCGCTGCCGCTGCCGGCGCGCTATGTCGCCGCCGGGCTGGTCTTTCTGACGCTGGTGCCGCTCCTGGGGGTGGCGCTGGCGCTGGCCGTGGTGGCGCCGCGGCAGCTGGGAGTGGCTGTCGACGGCCTCCTCTACGCGCGCGGCCTTCCGCTCCACCTGCTGGCCGGGCTGGGCGGCTGGCTGGCGCTGACGGCCATGGGGGTGGCGCTCAAGCTGCTGGCCATGTTCATGCTGGCTCCCGAAGAGCGCGGGCTGCGCGGTGAGCTGGCCTTGGCGCTGACGGCGGGGGGCCTGGGGCTGGCCTGGCTGGCCGGCTGGGGCGGCGCGCGCGTGGCGGCGGCCGAGACGGCGGGGCAGGTGGCGGCAGGCACCGGGGCGGCGCTCTACCTGGCCGACCTCGTCCTGCTCTACCGGCAGCGCCGGCGCCGCCACCTGGAGCCCAACGCCGCCTTCGCCGCCTGGGCGCTGGCGGGGCTGGGCCTGGCCGTCGCCCTCCTGGCGGCGCTCCGCCTGGCCGGGGCGACGGCGGCCTGGGCGCCGGCGGTGGTGCAGCTCCTGCTCCTCGGCTGCTTCTCGGGTCTGGGGCTGAGCCAGCTGGTCAAGATCGTCCCCTTCCTCACCTGGATCGAGCGCTACGGGCCGCTCATGGGGCGCCGGCCGGTACCGCGCGTGCAGGAGCTGCTGGAGGAGCGGCGCGTGCGGCCGTGGCTCGCCGCCTTCTTCGCGGCGGCGGGCGCGGGCTGGCTTGCCGCCGCCGGCCTGGTGGCCGGCGCGGGCCGCGCGGAGGTCCTCCTCGGGGCGGTCTGGCGGGCGGCGGTGGCCGCCCAGGCGCTGGCGACCGCGGGCCTGGCCGGGGAGCTGCTGCGCATGCGGCGCGAGCAGGCGCTGCCGGCGGAGGGGATGGCGGCGCGGGCAACCGGCCGTTCCTGAGCGGCCGGCCGGCGGGGGAAGGTGCGCGGGAGGAGGCAGGCTCCCCGAAGGAGGGGTCGGGATGTCGGGAGAGGCGAGGGAGCGGCTCAGGACGCTGGACGTGCGCGAGGAACTGCGCGCGGGCCGCGAGCCGCTGGGGCGGATCCTGGAGACCGTGCGCGGCCTCGAGGAAGGCGAGGGGCTCCGCCTGCTGGCCACCTTCGAGCCGCTGCCGCTCTACCGGGTGCTGGAGGCGCGCGGCTTCACCCACCGCGCGAGACGCCTCGGGGAGGGCGACTGGGAGGTGCTCTTTCTGCCTGCCGGAACGGCTGGCGGGGAGCCTGCGCGGGGGCGGGCGGCGGCCGGCGGCGCGAAGGCGGACGAGGAGTGGCCGGAGCCGGTACGACGGCTCGACAACCGCGGGCTCGAGCCGCCGGAGCCCATGATGCGGATCCTGGAGGCGCTGGAGGGCATGGAGCCGGGCGAGGTGCTGGAGGCCATCAACGAGCGCGAACCGGTCTTTCTCTACCCGGAGCTGGAGGCGCGCGGCCACGCCATCCGCAGCGAGCGGCGCGCGGACGGCGTGCGGCTGCTCGTCCGGCGCGGGCCGGGCGCCGGCGGTGAGGCCAGGGAGGCGAGGTGAGAAGCATGGAGGGCGAGGGCGGGAGGCGGCCGGCGGCCGCGGACGAGCGCCTGCTGGCCGCCCTCTGGGAGGCGCTCCGCGACGTCTTCGACCCGGAGCTCGGCTACAACGTGGTCGACCTGGGTCTCGTCTACGGCCTCGAGGCCGGGGAGGGGCGCGTCCGGGTGGTCATGACCATGACCACGCCCGGCTGCCCGGCCGGCGACATGATCGAGGACGGCGTCCGCCAGAGGCTCTTGCAGGTGCCGGGGGTGGAGCAGGTGGAGGTGCGGGTGGTCTGGTCGCCGCCCTGGACCCCCGAGATGATGAGCGACGATGCCAAGCGCTACTTCGGCATCGCCTGAGGGCGGGTGAGGAGATGGAGCGGAACGAGGCGCTGCGGGCGCTGGCCGGCCTGAAGGCGGACGGGGTCGACCCGCTGGCCGAGGGCTACGTCCAGGACGTGCTGATCGAGCGTCACGCCGACGGCGACCGCGTGGCGGTGCTGGTGGACGAGGTCTGGCAGGGCCGGAGACCGTCCGGGGAGGCGCTGGAGGCGATCCGCCGCCGTCTGGAGGGGCGGCCCGGAGTGGCCGGGGTCCGGGTGGTGCCGCGCAGCCGCGAGCTGGCCGAGCGCGCGCGCCAGGCGGCGCGGCCGGCCGCGCGGCCGCGGCCGCGGGTGCCCGCCGGGGCGAAGCTGCTGGCGGTGGCCAGCGGCAAGGGCGGGGTGGGCAAGTCGACGGTCAGCGTCAACCTGGCCGTCGCCCTGGCCCGCCGGGGCGTGCGCACCGCCCTCCTGGACTGCGACATCTACGGTTTCAGCGTTCCCTCGCTGATGGGTCTCGGGGGGAGTCCGGAGGTGCGGGAGGGCCGCATCGTCCCCCTGGAGGCGCACGGCGTCCAGGTGGTCTCGATGGACTTCTTCGTACGCCAGAACCAGCCGGTCATCTGGCGAGGACCGATGCTGGGAAACGCGCTCCGGCAGCTGATGGGGGAGAGCCTCTGGAGCGAGCCCCGGGTGATGATCCTCGACCTGCCACCGGGGACGGGCGACGCGGCGCTGGACGTGCACGAGTTCTTCCCCGGCGCGGCCGAGCTGGTGGTGACCACGCCCGATCCGCTGGCTGCGCGCGTCGCCGAGCGGGCCGGCGCCATGGCGCTGGCCACCGGCCACCCCCTCCTGGGCGTGGTGGAAAACCTGTCCTACATGCTCTGCGAGGCGTGCGGGGCGGAGAGCCACCCCTTCGGGCACGGCGGCGGCGAGGCGGTGGCGGCCGCCCTGGGGAGCCGGCTGCTGGCGCGCATCCCCTTCCAGCCGGCGGGGGAGGGCCGGCAGGACGGGCTCTTCGCGGAGACGACGCCGGCCGGGAGGGCTTACACGGCCCTGGCCGGCCGGGTGGAGGAGGCGCTGGAGGCGCTGGAGGCCGACGCTCCGGGCCCCGCTCCGGCGGGCGGGGGCGCCGGCGAGAGCCTGGTGAAAGCGGGGGACCGGGGATGACGGAGGAACGGCGTTCGGAGCTGGCCGAGCGGGAGGCCGGGGCGGGAAGCGAAGCCCGTCTGGAGAGAAACCGGGGGGCGGCCCGGAAGGTCGTCCACCACCACGCCCGGCTGCTGGAGGAGCTGGAGGCGCGGAGCCGCGGGCTGGCGGAGGCGCCCGCCGGCGGGTGGCAGGCGGCGCGGCAGGCGCTGGCGGCCTGGGTGGACGCCGAGCTCCTGCCCCACGCGCGCGGGGAGGAGGCGACGCTCTACCGGCGGGCGGCGGAGCTGCCAGGGGTGGCGCTCCTCGTCCGTTCGCTCCTCCTGGAGCACGGACGCATCGGCGAGCTGCGCCAGGTGCTGGGCGCCGCCCCGTCGCAAGGCGAGGCGGCCGCGCTGGGTCGCGCGCTTCTGGAGATCTTCCGGTTGCACGCCGAGAAGGAGAACCTCTTCGTCCTCCCGCCGCTGGCGGAGGATCCGGCGACGAAGCTGGAGGAGGTGCTGGACGAGCTGCACGCGCTCTCCAGCTTCTCCGGCCAGGTGCTGGACGTGCGGCCGCTGCCGCCCGCCGAGCGCCACAGGCTGATCTTCGCCACCTGGGAGCGGCTGGGGCCGGGGGAGTCCTTTCTGCTGGTCAACGACCACGACCCGGTCCCGCTCCACTACCAGTTCGCGGCCGAGCAGCCGGGCCGCTTCACCTGGGAGGTGCTGGAGGCGGGCCCCCGGGTCTGGCGGGTCCTGGTGGGGCGCGACGGCGACGGGCGGGAGGGCCGATGAGCCGGCCCGCCGCCCGGCGGCCGCGGGGAGGGGTGCCCGCCCTGGCGCTGGCCTTGGCGCTCCTCCTTCTGGCGACGGGCTGCGACCTCCAAGCGCCCGCCTCGACGGCGACCGGGCCGGCGGCCGGAGGCGGCGCGGCCACCTCCGGGACGTCCGGGGTCGCGCCCGGGTCCGGGCGCCTCTTCCACGGGAGCTGCCCCCCCTCGAAGGCCGAGCCGCTGGAGGTGCGGCGCGAGGGAGCGCACGTCTGGGTGCGCCTGGTGGCCGAGCCGGCCACGGTGCCCGTCGCCGCGGGCGTCTGCTACCGGGCCTGGACCTTCAACGGTCAGGTTCCGGGGCCGGTCATCCGACTCCGGCAGGGGGACGAGGTCACCTTCACGCTGGTCAACCGGGATCCGGAGATGGCGCACTCCATTGACTTCCACGCCGCGCGCACACCCTGGAGCGTCAACTACCAGCCCGTGCTGCCGGGGCAGAGCTTCACCTTCTCTTTCCGGGCCGAGGATCCGGGGGTCTTTCTCTACCACTGCGGGGTGGCGCCGGTCATCGAGCACATCGCCAACGGCATGTACGGGGCGGTCATCGTCGACCCCGCCGCGGGACGGCCTCCGGCGCGCGAGTTCGTCCTGGTGGAGGGCGAGTGGTACGCCTCGGCCGACCCCGCGGCGCTGGAGACGGAGTCGCCGGCCTACACCGTCTTCAACGGCTACGCCGACCGCTACCTCGACCATCCGCTGCGCGCCGAGCCGGGGGAGAGGGTCCGCTTCTACGTGGTCAACGCCGGACCCAACCGCTTCGCCTATTTCCACGTCATCGGCGCCCTCTTCGACCGGGTGGAGATGGACGGCAACCCGGCCAACCTGCTGCAGGGCGTCTCGGGGGCCGTCGTCGGGCCGGGCGGCGCGGCCGTCTTCGAAACCCACTTCCCCGAGGCCGGGCGCTACCTCTTCGTCAACCACGCCTTCGCCGACGCCTCCCGCGGCGCGACGGGGGAGATCGACGTCCGGTCCGGGGCGCCCCAAGAACCGCTGATGCCCTGAGGAGGAAGGGAGCGTGCGCGTCACCGTCGACCAGGAGATCTGCATCGGCTGCCCGTTCTGCGAGTCCATCTGCGTCGAGCTCTTCCGGGTGGACGGGGGCCTGGCCTTCGTGCTGCGCGACCCGGTGCCGCCGGAGCTGGAGGCGTGCGCCCGGGAGGCCGCCGAGGCCTGTCCCGTGGGCTGCATCGCCCTCCACCCCGAGGGCGAGCCGGTGGAGGAGCGGCTCCTGACCTCCATCCTGCCGGTGGAGGAGCGCCCGTGAACAGGCGGAGAGCCGGCCAGGGCGCTGCGCGGGCGTGCGTCCGGTGCTAGCCTAGTCGCGAGGGGGAGGGCCATGCCGGGCGACGCCGC includes:
- a CDS encoding serine protease, yielding MGKATGWGRHLRPFLVAAALVGLVGFGGPPGRLPAAAGVAPAGAAGSGQALGGRLVVLRATPYARRTTPTPSQVGVEVDYTLGGRPGSRTGTGTVVAAPLPGQPRRILVVTAAHVLGPAGSSWQDVAVHLPSSSLALPATRVFVADGLDLAVLEVPSLDPNLVEPLALPQAGAGGAGVVPAAGALGEIDCVRGPAWTFQSFPVGFRGGPLASGAEGTTVATEAPAALPGCSGGALFELPAAGGLLESRWLGLLTRVGGGGSASLSYVPAADVAGAVAAYDRAVGAAAPAGDAAAPLR
- a CDS encoding DUF2249 domain-containing protein, which gives rise to MSGEARERLRTLDVREELRAGREPLGRILETVRGLEEGEGLRLLATFEPLPLYRVLEARGFTHRARRLGEGDWEVLFLPAGTAGGEPARGRAAAGGAKADEEWPEPVRRLDNRGLEPPEPMMRILEALEGMEPGEVLEAINEREPVFLYPELEARGHAIRSERRADGVRLLVRRGPGAGGEAREAR
- a CDS encoding metal-sulfur cluster assembly factor gives rise to the protein MEGEGGRRPAAADERLLAALWEALRDVFDPELGYNVVDLGLVYGLEAGEGRVRVVMTMTTPGCPAGDMIEDGVRQRLLQVPGVEQVEVRVVWSPPWTPEMMSDDAKRYFGIA
- a CDS encoding Mrp/NBP35 family ATP-binding protein, with amino-acid sequence MERNEALRALAGLKADGVDPLAEGYVQDVLIERHADGDRVAVLVDEVWQGRRPSGEALEAIRRRLEGRPGVAGVRVVPRSRELAERARQAARPAARPRPRVPAGAKLLAVASGKGGVGKSTVSVNLAVALARRGVRTALLDCDIYGFSVPSLMGLGGSPEVREGRIVPLEAHGVQVVSMDFFVRQNQPVIWRGPMLGNALRQLMGESLWSEPRVMILDLPPGTGDAALDVHEFFPGAAELVVTTPDPLAARVAERAGAMALATGHPLLGVVENLSYMLCEACGAESHPFGHGGGEAVAAALGSRLLARIPFQPAGEGRQDGLFAETTPAGRAYTALAGRVEEALEALEADAPGPAPAGGGAGESLVKAGDRG
- a CDS encoding DUF2249 domain-containing protein — translated: MTEERRSELAEREAGAGSEARLERNRGAARKVVHHHARLLEELEARSRGLAEAPAGGWQAARQALAAWVDAELLPHARGEEATLYRRAAELPGVALLVRSLLLEHGRIGELRQVLGAAPSQGEAAALGRALLEIFRLHAEKENLFVLPPLAEDPATKLEEVLDELHALSSFSGQVLDVRPLPPAERHRLIFATWERLGPGESFLLVNDHDPVPLHYQFAAEQPGRFTWEVLEAGPRVWRVLVGRDGDGREGR
- a CDS encoding multicopper oxidase domain-containing protein, translated to MSRPAARRPRGGVPALALALALLLLATGCDLQAPASTATGPAAGGGAATSGTSGVAPGSGRLFHGSCPPSKAEPLEVRREGAHVWVRLVAEPATVPVAAGVCYRAWTFNGQVPGPVIRLRQGDEVTFTLVNRDPEMAHSIDFHAARTPWSVNYQPVLPGQSFTFSFRAEDPGVFLYHCGVAPVIEHIANGMYGAVIVDPAAGRPPAREFVLVEGEWYASADPAALETESPAYTVFNGYADRYLDHPLRAEPGERVRFYVVNAGPNRFAYFHVIGALFDRVEMDGNPANLLQGVSGAVVGPGGAAVFETHFPEAGRYLFVNHAFADASRGATGEIDVRSGAPQEPLMP
- a CDS encoding ferredoxin → MRVTVDQEICIGCPFCESICVELFRVDGGLAFVLRDPVPPELEACAREAAEACPVGCIALHPEGEPVEERLLTSILPVEERP